Proteins encoded in a region of the Mycolicibacterium chitae genome:
- a CDS encoding YraN family protein — MTTWTRAQLGALGEQLAVEHLQNLGLTILARNWRCRYGELDVIAVENGSGTVVFVEVKTRTGDGFGGLAEAVPPQKVRRLRRLAGLWLAGQDRRYRGLRIDVIGVRIGRRRTPEINHLRGVA, encoded by the coding sequence ATGACGACGTGGACGCGGGCCCAGCTGGGGGCGCTGGGGGAGCAACTGGCCGTTGAGCATCTGCAGAACCTGGGGTTGACCATCCTGGCGCGCAACTGGCGCTGCCGCTACGGCGAGCTCGATGTCATCGCCGTCGAGAACGGCTCCGGCACCGTGGTTTTCGTCGAGGTCAAGACACGCACCGGGGACGGCTTCGGCGGCCTGGCCGAGGCGGTGCCACCGCAGAAGGTGCGCCGGTTGCGCCGCCTGGCGGGCCTGTGGCTGGCCGGTCAGGACCGCCGGTATCGGGGTCTGCGCATCGACGTCATCGGGGTCCGGATCGGGCGGCGCCGCACCCCGGAGATCAACCATCTGCGGGGCGTGGCGTGA